From Arachis hypogaea cultivar Tifrunner chromosome 3, arahy.Tifrunner.gnm2.J5K5, whole genome shotgun sequence:
GTTGCTCTCAGCATGAGTATTACGTGTGATGTGTTGTTTGTTACACAATAAGCAGCAGCAACAACCAatattataagtttataaattataaatgatatgatgtatatattttgttttaaggAAAGGGATATAATGATAATTTACAGCACCggtaatttatatatatagttgCCACGCCGAAGGAGACGAGAGGTAGAGTTGAGGCCCTACTCATGCCAACTTCCATATTCCTTTTGTTTACTGGTGGGTCCTACACAATTAGAAGGAATTTTCCGTTTATGGCCATTGAATTTAATTAAATACTCCCCCATCTCATCTTCATAATAAGTACTCATCATCATCCACTTTAGTCTTGAGAGATATATATCAACAATCAATAATAACAACGTACGAGGCTCCTCTTCTTTCCACTTCTCCGATCCCACGTCCCTTCAAGTAGAGCAACCatatttaattaactaatatcATTTACCTGCTACACAATCTCAAAGGTGTGTATGTTTCTTGATTTCATTCTACATGTGTGTGATTGAATAATACTTGGCTAATTCATATAATGCAACGTAATAAATAACAGGAGAATATAGAACAAGATGGAATATGGTGGCATAGTGCACAATGAAAATGGTGGGTTTGGGAGCTTGTCGGAGTCAGCGGTAGAGGCAGAAGTAGATTTGGTGGACGAGCTACTGGTGGAGGGGTGCTGGGTGGAGACAACTAGTGCAGGAGGGTGCTACAACTGGATGCATAATCCATCAGATGCAGTAGTGGCGCCGCAACCACAGTACTTGGAAATGCTGCAGCTGCAGCTGCAGGAGGAATCATCATCGTCGTCATCAGATCAGGAGAGCCTTGTGGGCAAGAGGTGGTGGATCGGGCCTACTAGGCCGGGCCcttcatcctcttcttcttcttcttcttcctcctctgtaAAGGAGAGATTAGTGGTCGCGGTCGGGTACTTGAAAGACTACACAAAGAACAACAATCTGCTCATTCAGATATGGGTGCCCCCACGGAGATCACCACtaccccttccccttccccttccacTTGATGTGCTCGCCTTTCCCAACCCCagccctaaccctaaccctaacctatGTGTTCGCTTCTTGAGAAGCCATGAATATTCTCATCATTATCAGGCGCAGCAGCACTACGATCTCCGTGGATCCATCGCCTTACCCGTCTTTGAACGAGGCACTGCCACGTGCCTTGGCGTCCTCGACATTCTCATCACCAACCACCTCAACCTCACCAACAACTATCGCCCTCAGCTTGACAATGTCTGCAACGCTCTCGAGGTTTGTCTTCCTCATCTCTTTACTCTTTTTCTTCATCTCCTTCAATTCTCTCTTTCCAGGCCAACCCAACAACCACGAAAATAATGGTAGCTAGCTAGCTATAGCCTATGCAAATAATGATACAAAATAAGTACTTGTGCCACTActatatttcattttttattttctacccTTAGCTTGTTGTACCTGCAGCTAGTAGGGATCTCAATAATTGCCTTCTTAAATAGCAAAAGTATGCCTACTGCTCTATATTATTTTGGTACGGTGGCCAGTAGTGTCTAGCTATCTAAAAGGGTTTTTATTTTCCTAAAACACAATATCAATTATTGATTCAAAATAGTGTCTATCTGAGTTGCAGGCCGTCGATTTTAGGAGCTCTCATCAGAACTTGAACGCGAACTTTATCCCTCCGGCCATAAAGGTATGTAGTATGGGCAGGAAGGAAGAAATAatccttatatatataatatggaaTGAAATTAATAATGAgtgattcatcatcatcatcaggtgTATGAGGAGCTATACCAAGCAGCACTAAATGAGATAGTGGAGGTGTTGACATCGGTGTGCAAGACGCAGAATCTTCCTCTAGGGCTGACATGGGCGCCGTGCATCCAACAAGGAAAGTGTGGGTGCGGGCACTCATCGGCAATGTGCGTGTCCACGGTGGATACAGCGTGCTATGTGGGGGATCTGGAAATGCTGGGCTTCCAGGAGGCGTGCTCAGAGTACCACCTCTTCAAGGGGCAAGGCATAGTTGGCACCGCCTTCACATCAGCCAAGCCCTGCTTCGCAATCGACATAACAGCCTTCAGCAGAGCAGAATACCCGCTTTCTCACCTCGCTAACATCTTTGGCTTGCATGCCGCCGTCGCCATCCCCCTCCGCAGCCTCTACACCGGATCCGCTGACTTCGTCTTGGAGTTCTTCCTGCCAAAGGACTGCCATGACACCGAGCAGCAGAAGCACATGCTCAATTCCCTCTCCATGCTCGTCCAGCAAGCTTGCCGGAGCTTGCACGTTGCCACCGACGACGACTTCACCCCTCCGATGCTCACACATCATCAGGCGCAAGCACAAATAATGGAAGAGGCGTGCTCGAAGGATCAGTCGTGGATAGCGCACATGATGGAGGCGCAGGTGCAGCAGAAGGGGAAAGGGGTGTGCGTGTCGTTGGAGTACCAAATGGAAGAGCCCAAAGAGGAGTTCAAGGTGACAACCAACTGGGACACCACCAACGACCAAGCCCATCACCAGCTCTTCTCCTCATCAGATTTCGGCCACATTGACGTGCTTGAGCACAGTAGGTCGAGGGCCAGCACTGCCGTGGACGGCGGGGAGGAGTCTTACGCCTTGGGTGGGCGGCGCTCCTCTTCTTCGGGTTCGGGCGGCAGGAAGTCAGGCGACAAGAGGCGAACCAAGGCTGAGAAAACTATCAGCCTGCCTGTCCTCAGACAGTACTTCGCCGGAAGCCTCAAAGACGCTGCCAAGAGCATTGGAGGTGAGTGATTGAGTGAGAGTGCCATGACACGCTttacatcattaattaattacttaCTGAACCTTTCTTTCTGCATGCAGTGTGTCCCACGACTCTGAAAAGGATATGCAGGCAGCATGGGATAACAAGGTGGCCTTCCAGGAAAATAAAGAAGGTAGGGCACTCTTTGAAGAAACTTCAGCTTGTGATCGATTCGGTGCAGGGTGCAGAGGGTGCCATACAGATTGGCTCCTTCTATGCCAGCTTTCCCGAGTTGAGCTCCACGGATCTCTCTTCCCGTTCCGAATCATCACCATCCAAGAAAACCCACACTACAAATATTCCTCATCATCAGAATCCCAATAACAATACATTCTTGAAATCCCCACCCTCCTCTGCATGCAGCCAGACCTTAGATGTTGTCATGACAGAGAGCTCCGAGGCAGCATTGCTGCTCAACAGAGCTCACAGCGAGGCGGCAGAGTTGCTGCAGCATGCATCCCTCCAATCACAAGAGGATACAAAGCATAATAGTTTCATCAGCAGCAGATCCAATAATAAGAGCCATCATCATCACTCTCAAGACAGAGACAAAGAGAGGGGTGCTTTCAGGGTCAAAGCTACTTTTGGGGACGAGAAGATCCGGTTCAGCTTGCAGCCCAATTGGGGGTTCAGAGATCTACAGCTTGAGATGGCAAGGCGCTTCAACTTGAACGATATTAGCATCAGCAGCAGCAACATCGATCTCAAATACTTGGATGAAGATGGGGAGTGGGTTTTGTTGGCATGCGATGCAGATCTTGAGGAATGCAAGGACATACACAGATCATCTCAGAGCCGAACCATCCGCCTCTCACTTTTTCAAGCTTCCCCCCTCAATCATCTAGCAACAAACACTTTTGGCAATGGCACCACCAGCCCCTCCTAGCTAGTGTTTTTTAGTTTCTACTTTTTGGGACTTCTCCATTCTCATCTTTTGAGGGATACACACACCAAGGTATCTCTTAATCATTAGTTGGGATTCATGCACTTTCTACTTTACCCTAACTCATGATTAAGAAACACCTCCACATATGTGGTCCTTAAACTCAAAGGCCCCCTTcaatggtggttcaaagctaatACATGCATTACATTCAAATActcctatatatatattagttctaAACAGTAAGCCTTTCTTCTTGCTTTACTTATATCCACAATTTCACATGCCAGCTTGACAGGTCTTTAGTAGTTTCGTTATTCTTGTTAATCCATTGCATTGCTTCCGGTCTTTAGTagttttgaaattagtttaaaaattaattaaaactctTCTCTTTGGCTAGTAAGACTGCTCAACTTCAAACTTCAATGACACATTTAtagcaaataataataaatagaaaaatattagagagttctcataatttattattttttgttcattaATTAGTTATCATTGTATAAGAGTATGAGCTAAAATATGGgttgaattattaaattaaaaaaattgaattaataattaaaaataatagttaaaaataataaattctgataattcTTTAACATTttacccaaataaataaataatctataGCATctattacataatatatatagaacAAAAATGATATTTATTCATTTTAGCTGTTTAACATCACCATAGTGAAATGACATTTAATGGTATAAATTCTATCTAATAACTTTATTTTTCCATAATCAAGTTGGGtcggtctagtggttagctcactagtacGTTTAAGCAAGTGTGGTGGTTTGAATCCTGTCTTGTGTATGCAGCAAACCCAACAATTCATTGGTCAGCGACAAatctttaaatgaagctcagtacGGATTAGTCATTGGCCTGTCGAGTTAgaggataccgtgggaaaccaaaataaacactttatttttccattttccaTACTAAAGATTGCAAACTGTTTAGGTTCAAATTACATTTTTTTCTCCCTTTACCTAGTTCCAAATTCCTTAAATTAAACTCGGATGTCGGTGTTTACAAAGCTCATCTTTCTTTTaagtatataaaatatttgaaattggaaAATCACATTTTTTATATAATCTAAAACTGACAAATCCATTTATTTTttccaatatttttaaaaagttaaaataatactTCAAATCAATCCTTAAGAagatttaatcaaatatttttagtCATCTATAAACTTTAATTACTAAATTTGTCTCTAATTTTTCATTCCATTACATAAATAAGTCCTCACGTAATTTGACATAAAGAGTAATTTGTTTAAGGATATTAAAGGTTATaaattgatttagaaatcaaaatttattgaagattaaattattttactaaattttttgaaaactgatcTGTGTATTACTCAAAAAAGCACAATATCTTCTCAAAAGAGACCATCTATATAAcgcttttttattctttttatgcaTTCTTTCATAACaagcttttttgttttaaaaattattttttctctttcacAACAAAAGATGTTTTATATGCTCGATGGATAAAGTGATTCTTTATGTATATTTGGTGACTAGACAAGAAAGACATTCTTCTTTATGTTTGTATTCCCCttgaaattacaaaatttatataacatggAATTCAGAAACTCCCTCAATGGGGTTGCACTAATTGCTCATCTCTTAATAGTTATAACgaattttctcaatattttatgaGATGAAATACCTTACATCTCATAATAAAAACGAGCGAATCAACTTGACGTAAAGAAAATAATAAGTGCATGCATCATtcctctttaaaaaattttaagacttCCTTTCGAGAATGTTTTGCCCAGAATTTGCATTAATTGGGTCTCCTTCGGTGTTCCCTTTAAATTAAGACACATCTCACATTGCGTATATTACCAAATGGGTATTGGGGTTGTATCCACGTTCAAACTGTGATAACCTAACCGGGCATAAATTTCCAGAAAATGACTTCGGCGTAAAGTTGCTCCAAGACCACGTTCAAATATATAGTACAACTACAatctaaaagaaaaagataatagcGTCTTGTAAacgagttttttttctttttgttgttggTTAAAATATGTGCCGAGCCTGAAGTAAACTAAGGTTATATCTAACTTCATCCTTGTGGAGGTTGTTATGACTTATGATGAGGATGAGGCGTCTTCTGGCTGCCCCTTCACGACTGAATATCTGGATGGAGGACCAAATAAGCTCAACAGCACCTGAAAAAAGCAATTTTTCACAACTAATCATCTTATATCCTTCGGTATGTCATGATTATTTAGCAAACAGAAATGACCCCATTGCATAATCCAGCGACACAGGCAAGagaacacaaaaatgacccataAGCATCACGAGTAATAATAATGTATGAACTATGAAGTCAATAAAGGGCCGCAATTATATAATCCAAAATCCACCTACTTACTGGTAGAAACACGAGACCATGCAAAAAGCCAATAATAACCAAGGCTAAATACATCTGGAAGTAGTAAACCTGGAGAAACCAGAAAGCTATAGTTAAACATAAAGAAAGTAAGCTACTTAAATATTCCTTGAGCAAAGAATCAAGTGTCACCAGGTGATATCACATACCACAAATATTTCTGACGTTGCAAAGCAAAGGACAAGAACTCCAACTAATTTAGTGAGTGTTATTCCACTGCAAAACCAATTTAAATAGAACATAAAGACAAGTGTCAACAAATTCATCGTGCAGACAGCTTAATCACCATTAAAACCATTTTCTGCCAAAAGATGGTGCCCAAATATCAATTCTGTGATAAGAAGAGCAAGAATGACATCAAAGTTTCACTGCATTTTGTAAGAACAAATCTAATGAATGAAAACAAGGACATTAATGTGACATATTCCtgactaattgtttcaaatttggCACCCATTACTGACTTGATAATATTTCATGATTCACATTATAAGTGTGTGTGTCTGTGTGTGTGTCTGTGTGTAAAGGCGGAAAAAGGTCACCAGGGTCTAATGCGTAACAATACATATAGTCAACCTGAAAACAGAGGCCCCCATGGTACACAATGCTATCTTTGCTCTTTGGCTCCTATCCCCCGTGCTTACCTGTGGTAACAGAAGTGATGTGAGATCATTAACATATTTGAATACTGCATATTCAGTTATTCACCAAGAGCAGGAAGTTAGATTGCATAAAGGTCTTCCATAATTCATCTAAGCATAAAAATTCCCATGATGACAATGCAGGTTGAGTTTTACTGCTAATTAAGCACTATAACACCATTTGCATACGTAACAAGTAGGTAATGTCAACCTTGACAAATACTGTAGTCATACCCTACAGGAAAAGTCATCAATACATAAGGCAACAGAGGATTAGACTGACCATGAATGCATGTGCTATATGCACACAGAACTCAACTGCAATCCCTATTGACATAACAAGGTTAACAACAGAAACCGCATTTAG
This genomic window contains:
- the LOC112734910 gene encoding protein NLP2; amino-acid sequence: MEYGGIVHNENGGFGSLSESAVEAEVDLVDELLVEGCWVETTSAGGCYNWMHNPSDAVVAPQPQYLEMLQLQLQEESSSSSSDQESLVGKRWWIGPTRPGPSSSSSSSSSSSVKERLVVAVGYLKDYTKNNNLLIQIWVPPRRSPLPLPLPLPLDVLAFPNPSPNPNPNLCVRFLRSHEYSHHYQAQQHYDLRGSIALPVFERGTATCLGVLDILITNHLNLTNNYRPQLDNVCNALEAVDFRSSHQNLNANFIPPAIKVYEELYQAALNEIVEVLTSVCKTQNLPLGLTWAPCIQQGKCGCGHSSAMCVSTVDTACYVGDLEMLGFQEACSEYHLFKGQGIVGTAFTSAKPCFAIDITAFSRAEYPLSHLANIFGLHAAVAIPLRSLYTGSADFVLEFFLPKDCHDTEQQKHMLNSLSMLVQQACRSLHVATDDDFTPPMLTHHQAQAQIMEEACSKDQSWIAHMMEAQVQQKGKGVCVSLEYQMEEPKEEFKVTTNWDTTNDQAHHQLFSSSDFGHIDVLEHSRSRASTAVDGGEESYALGGRRSSSSGSGGRKSGDKRRTKAEKTISLPVLRQYFAGSLKDAAKSIGVCPTTLKRICRQHGITRWPSRKIKKVGHSLKKLQLVIDSVQGAEGAIQIGSFYASFPELSSTDLSSRSESSPSKKTHTTNIPHHQNPNNNTFLKSPPSSACSQTLDVVMTESSEAALLLNRAHSEAAELLQHASLQSQEDTKHNSFISSRSNNKSHHHHSQDRDKERGAFRVKATFGDEKIRFSLQPNWGFRDLQLEMARRFNLNDISISSSNIDLKYLDEDGEWVLLACDADLEECKDIHRSSQSRTIRLSLFQASPLNHLATNTFGNGTTSPS